A part of Pseudomonadota bacterium genomic DNA contains:
- a CDS encoding SDR family oxidoreductase — protein MIEPALITGASSGIGLELARIMARNGHELVLAARNKAELERIAAELTAQHGAKVHVVASDLSQPEAPQALYDAVQALGVPVGVLVNNAGFSTSGRFAEIEPSADLNMLALNIVALTHLTRLFLPGMIARKSGRVLNVASTAAFQPGPFMACYYASKAYVLSFSEAIAEELRGTGVTVTTLCPGPTATNFAKRANVEGSPLFASRPVMGAAEVADIGYRATMLGKTVAVAGIMNWLTALSVRFAPRAWIPRIVRALQEPPVA, from the coding sequence ATGATCGAACCGGCCCTCATCACGGGGGCATCGAGTGGAATCGGCCTCGAGCTCGCCCGCATCATGGCGCGCAACGGCCACGAGCTTGTTCTGGCGGCGCGTAACAAGGCCGAGCTCGAGCGCATCGCGGCCGAGCTCACCGCCCAGCACGGCGCGAAGGTGCATGTGGTGGCGAGCGACCTGTCGCAGCCCGAGGCGCCCCAGGCTCTCTACGACGCGGTGCAGGCCCTTGGCGTGCCCGTGGGCGTGCTCGTCAACAACGCGGGATTCAGCACCAGCGGTCGGTTCGCCGAGATCGAGCCCAGCGCCGATCTCAACATGCTCGCGCTCAACATCGTGGCGCTGACGCACCTCACCCGGCTCTTCCTGCCCGGCATGATTGCGCGCAAGTCGGGGCGGGTGCTCAACGTGGCATCGACGGCCGCGTTTCAGCCGGGGCCCTTCATGGCGTGCTACTACGCGAGCAAGGCCTATGTGCTCTCGTTCTCTGAGGCCATTGCCGAAGAGCTGCGCGGCACGGGGGTGACGGTGACCACCCTCTGCCCCGGCCCCACCGCCACGAACTTCGCCAAGCGCGCAAACGTGGAGGGCTCACCGCTGTTCGCGTCTCGGCCGGTGATGGGCGCCGCCGAGGTCGCCGACATCGGCTACCGCGCCACCATGCTGGGCAAGACCGTGGCCGTGGCGGGCATCATGAACTGGCTCACGGCGCTTTCGGTGCGGTTTGCGCCGCGGGCGTGGATCCCCCGCATCGTGCGCGCGCTGCAGGAGCCGCCCGTCGCGTGA
- a CDS encoding cyclic nucleotide-binding domain-containing protein, whose protein sequence is MDTGAVIVHRSGHHLARLEAGSCFGETALLDQCVRAATVTAASDCRLLFLDQASFQTILARHPEIEAELSELNKTRKQATAAALSAVQEESTP, encoded by the coding sequence ATCGACACGGGCGCGGTCATCGTTCACCGGAGCGGCCACCATCTGGCGCGCCTCGAAGCCGGCAGCTGCTTTGGTGAAACCGCCCTGCTCGACCAGTGCGTTCGCGCCGCCACCGTGACGGCGGCGAGCGACTGCCGACTGCTGTTCCTCGATCAGGCATCCTTCCAGACGATCCTCGCGCGGCACCCGGAAATCGAAGCCGAGCTGAGCGAGCTGAACAAGACGCGAAAGCAGGCCACGGCCGCCGCGCTTTCCGCCGTTCAAGAGGAGTCCACCCCATGA
- a CDS encoding cyclic nucleotide-binding protein: MSAPQATRILVLGGGYVAIWLVSRLRKAIRRGEIELTVVDRHNYHTFHGLVPYMLVGRIQAEQIASPARRLFAPGRFVCGDIETIDLDKREVGVVRLLDGRPLSLSYDHLVLNLGSVDDLTRFRGIGEHTMRLKDYNDCVRVRSHVLAMLEQADVEPDAEERRRLLHFVVAGGNYAGIEVAAALGESLRDLTRREYAHIDPSECKVTVVHSGSQILPELGRRFPHLSEYARAFLETRGVSFELGVKLSSATPVEAVLSDGRRLSTRSIISCTGTARSPLLDRLDLPRGDHGRLQADTYGRVDEARNVWAAGDCAALPLKTGGVAPALALYAMQGGSTLGDNILRTLRGQPLRPYAFTGMGDCCILGGGNAVGQLWGVPLKGWLASLIWHGCMVTYLPSWSKRLRTVLDWMTVGLFGRDTVSAYASTHHLGVVRELYEAGEDVVRQGDAGSAMYLIESGTVEVVTRTDHAERVAVLGPGDHFGELAVLQGVRRTATVRALEPLAVIRLSRDDTRNLSAVVRPFAERVSSRLPTGSGAPDR; encoded by the coding sequence ATGAGCGCACCGCAGGCGACCCGAATTCTCGTGCTCGGAGGAGGGTATGTGGCCATCTGGCTCGTCTCTCGTCTGCGAAAAGCGATCCGCCGAGGGGAGATCGAGCTGACGGTCGTCGACCGTCACAACTATCACACCTTCCACGGACTCGTGCCCTACATGCTCGTGGGACGCATCCAGGCCGAGCAGATCGCTTCACCGGCCCGCCGCTTGTTCGCTCCCGGACGGTTCGTCTGCGGCGACATCGAGACCATCGACCTCGACAAGCGCGAGGTGGGCGTGGTGCGCCTGCTCGACGGCCGCCCGCTGTCGCTGTCCTACGATCATCTCGTGCTCAACCTCGGGTCGGTCGACGACCTCACCCGCTTCCGCGGCATCGGCGAGCACACCATGCGCTTGAAGGACTACAACGACTGCGTCCGCGTGCGCAGCCACGTGCTCGCCATGCTCGAGCAGGCCGACGTCGAACCCGATGCAGAGGAGCGCCGCCGCCTCCTGCACTTCGTCGTGGCCGGCGGAAACTACGCCGGTATCGAGGTGGCGGCCGCGCTGGGCGAGAGCCTGCGCGACCTCACCCGCAGGGAGTACGCGCACATCGACCCGTCCGAGTGCAAGGTGACGGTGGTCCACTCGGGCTCGCAGATCCTTCCCGAGCTCGGACGTCGCTTTCCGCACCTGTCGGAGTACGCCCGCGCGTTCCTCGAAACGAGAGGGGTGTCGTTCGAGCTGGGTGTGAAGCTGTCATCGGCGACCCCGGTCGAAGCCGTGCTCTCGGACGGCCGCCGCCTCTCGACGCGCAGCATCATCTCGTGCACCGGAACGGCACGCAGTCCCCTGCTCGACCGCCTCGATCTCCCGCGCGGAGATCACGGGCGTCTGCAGGCCGACACCTACGGCCGCGTCGACGAGGCACGCAACGTGTGGGCCGCGGGAGACTGCGCGGCCCTGCCGCTCAAGACCGGTGGCGTGGCGCCCGCCCTCGCGCTGTACGCGATGCAAGGCGGCTCGACCCTGGGCGACAACATCCTGCGCACCCTTCGGGGCCAGCCGCTTCGTCCCTATGCGTTCACCGGAATGGGCGACTGCTGCATCCTCGGGGGCGGCAACGCCGTCGGCCAGCTGTGGGGCGTACCGCTCAAAGGGTGGCTCGCCTCGCTGATCTGGCACGGCTGCATGGTCACCTACCTGCCGAGCTGGTCGAAGCGCCTGCGCACGGTTCTCGACTGGATGACCGTGGGGCTGTTCGGCCGCGACACTGTGAGCGCGTACGCGTCGACCCACCACCTGGGCGTCGTGCGCGAGCTCTACGAGGCGGGCGAAGATGTCGTGCGGCAAGGCGACGCGGGCAGCGCCATGTACCTCATTGAATCGGGCACGGTCGAGGTCGTCACTCGCACCGATCACGCCGAGCGCGTCGCCGTGCTCGGCCCCGGCGATCACTTCGGTGAGCTTGCGGTCCTGCAAGGCGTGCGCCGCACCGCCACCGTGCGCGCGCTCGAACCGCTGGCCGTCATCCGCCTGTCACGCGACGACACGCGCAATCTCAGCGCCGTGGTGCGCCCGTTCGCCGAACGCGTCTCATCCCGCCTGCCGACTGGTTCCGGGGCGCCCGACCGGTAG